ATCTGCGGTATGTCAACCGCCTCTGCGATTTTTTTATGATGCCTGTAAAGCCCTTCCTGTGTGGGCTTGTTGTAATATGGAGAAACAAGCAGTGCGGCATCCGCGCCTAATTTTTTTGCCTTCTCCGTAATCATAATGGTCTCATCAGTTGAATTTGCGCCTGTGCCTGCAATGACAGGCACCCGCTTATTAACAGCCTTGACCGTTATTTCAATCACCCTGTAATGTTCTTCATAATCCAGAGTGGCGGATTCTCCGGTAGTGCCGCACGGGACAATGGCGTTTGTGCCTTCGGCAATATGCCATTCAATCAAATCACCGAGCGCCTTTTCATCAACCTTGCCGTTTTTAAACGGCGTGACTATTGCAACAATTGAGCCTTTAAACATGACAACCTCCTTTAATGCCCTTAAGATTCCGTTTATTTTACATCAAGAAGGGTGAATTTTGCTTGCAGATTTTAGGGCTTTTCGTCTAATATTGCAAATCAGCATTTTAAAAGAACTTTTTTACAGAAGGAGTCTGCATGCTTTCCAAAATTTTAAGCGCTGCGTTAATCGGCATTGACGCGCATGTGGTTGAGGTTGAGGTGGACATCACTTCAAAGGGACTTCCCCATTTCTCCACCGTAGGACTGCCTGATACGGCAGTTAAAGAAAGCAAAGACAGGGTTAGGGCGGCGCTTAAAAACACAGGGTTTAATTTCCCGCTAAAACAAATCACTGTAAACCTCGCGCCTGCCGACATAAAAAAAGAGGGCTCGGCATTTGACCTGCCTATTGCGCTTGGGATAACTGTGGCAGAAGGCATAATTGAACCGGATGCTACGCGGGGATTTATGCTTTCAGGCGAGCTGTCATTGGACGGGCGGCTGAAGCCTGTAAAAGGCGCCATTTCAATGGCAATCAGGGCGCGGGAGAAAAATTTCAGGGGGTTAATCCTTCCGAATGAAAATGCCAAAGAGGCCGCGGTTGTAAGCGGCATTGATGTCTATGGCTTTGAAAGCCTCCCCCAACTCATAGAATTTTTCAGGGACTCAAATGCAGTTCAACCTACGGCGGTTAACATAGAGTCTGTCATGCAGGAGAACTCCGTTTATCAGGACGACTTTGCCGATGTCAAAGGACAGGAGCATGTAAAGCGCGCGCTTGAAGTTGCGGCTGCGGGAAATCACAATGTCCTGATGATAGGGCCGCCGGGCTCGGGCAAGACCATGCTCGCAAAGAGAATCTCAACTATACTGCCTGACATGACATTTGAAGAATCGCTTCAGACAACAAGGATTCACAGCGTAATGGGGCTGCTCAGAAACGAGCAGTCCCTTGTTGCGACAAGGCCGTTCCGCTCTCCGCACCATACGCTTTCAGATGTGGCAATGGTGGGTGGAGGACAAATTCCAAAACCCGGAGAGGTGAGCCTTGCGCATAACGGAGTTTTATTTCTTGACGAGCTTCCTGAATTCAAAAGAAATGTGCTTGAAGTCCTGCGCCAGCCCATTGAAGACGGTTCAGTGACCATCTCAAGGGCGGTAAGCTCCATCACCTACCCTGCATCAATCATGCTTGTATGCGCCATGAACCCCTGCCCCTGCGGATACACAGGCGATGCGCGGCATCAGTGCACATGCCCGCCTTCACACATACAGCGCTACAGGCAGAAAGTCTCAGGCCCCCTGCTTGACAGGATTGACATACATGTAGAAGTTCCGGCGGTTCCGTACAAGGAACTTTCAAAAGACCTCTCCGGCGAGCCGTCCAAAGACATCCGCCGCAGGGTTCAAAATGCAAGAAAGACTCAGGTGGGGAGATTTAAAAAAGACAGCATTTATTCAAATGCCAAAATGCGCTCAAAGCACATCAAAAAATACTGCACGCCCAAACAAGAGGCTCAGGGCATACTTGAAACCGCGATGCAGAAACTCGGTCTCTCTGCGCGGGCTTACACAAGGATACTGAAAGTCTCCCGCACCATTGCGGATCTGGAAGGCTCGGCGGATATTCAGGCGCATCATGTTTCAGAGGCTATTCAGTACAGGACCCTGGACCGGGGGATGTTTTAGTTGAAAATAGCCGTCAAAAAAAATCCTTGACAAAAAACTAAATTCCGGTTATTCTATGATTATGAAACTAACGAACTATACGAAAATCTTCAAGGCCCTGTCAAATGAACAGCGATTGAAGATATTTATGATGCTTTACAAAAACTGCTGCGTACCCGAAGGGTCCAAGGCTATGGCGGAGTTTCACATAAAAGGGGAGCCGTGCTGTGCTGTAAAAGGAGGCATGGAGAAGGCATTTACAAAAATCTGCGACTGCATGAAACTTTCAAGGTCCACAATCTCGCATCATTTCAAAGAACTCCAGAATGCCGGATTAATAACATGTGTGCGTGAGGGCCAGCTTTTTCGCTGCAGGGTAAATAAGGACGTGGTCAAGACCATAAAAGATTTTCTGAAGTAATTTTTTTTGGCAGGTATGTTCTATTGTTTTAAAATACTAAAAGGCTGAAAGGAGGTGAACAGAAATGGAAAAAGAATGCTGTAATATCAAGATTACCGGCACCGAAGACGGACTTCGCATTGATATCAAAGGCGAAGGGCTCAAAGAAAAATGTGAAGCTGTGTTCAAAAACTGCTGCTCGGACGACACGAAAAAGTCAGGGTTTCAATCCTGCTGCGGTTCCGGCAAGTAATCAGCGTTCTATCGGCTTATCGGTATGGCGCTAATCAGAAGGGAGGGAGGGCTTATGAAAGCCGTCCCTCCCCTCTGCCCCTTTAGATAGGCAAAGGCATAGGCCGCGGCACTCTTCATAAAAAGAACTTGACAAGTTTAAATCAATCACTTAAAATAAGTGAGTGCTAACTTATAAATAAAAGGGGGCAACAATGGGAAGACGAAAGATTATCAGGGATGAGCAGTTGCTGCAGCACGCGCGGAAAGAGTTTCTGAAAAAAGGCGCATTCGGGTCAACCAAGGAAATTGCCCGCAGGGCCGGGGTTTCCGAGGCAACTATTTATCAGCGATACCCGACAAAGGCCACGCTCTTTCTGGCCGCGATGGTCCCGCAGCAGGTCGATATTAATGCCGTAATCAATTCATTTACAAAAGAGACTGACCCGCGCCGCGTCCTGACTGAGATCGGGCTTAAGATTTTGGCTTATTTTCGCACGCTCATTCCGGTCGTCATGCATCTGATAACCAATCCATCAATAAGCATGGCTGACGTGAACGCCCACTTTAAGGGCAAGCCGGTAGTAGAACTCTCAGAGGCCCTTGCAGCACACATGAATGAGGCTAATTCGCGGGGAACAATTAAGGCCGATAATCCCATGGCCGCGGCCAGCCTTTTCGTTTCAGCAATACACAGCCTGGCGGTATATGAGTTGATGGAAGTTCACGGCGGCAAGAGCATGGACCATGCTGTAAAGCAATTTGTTGAGGCGCTCTGGAGCGGCATAGCGCCGATTAGCCTGAAGCGCAAAACCGCATCATATAAAAAAGCAGTGCGTAGACATTAAGGAGGTTGTCAGGCATATGTCAAACTTTATTCAGTTCAATCAGGTTTCCAGATGGTTTGAATCAGCGTCAGTTCGTTTTGACGCTCTGAAAAACATCAATCTCCAGATTAAAAGAGGGGAGCATGTGGCGATTGTCGGAAAGTCGGGCAGCGGCAAATCCACTCTTCTTAATATGCTGACAGGCATTGACCATCCCAGCCGGGGGACGGTCAAGATTAATTCCACCGATGTCCACACATTGAACGAAAGCCAACTGGCAAAGTGGCGTGGAGAAAATGTCGGCATAGTCTTTCAGTTCTTTCAGCTTATTCCAACCCTCAGCATCAGGGAAAATCTGCTGCTTGCAATGGACTTCGTAAGTATTATCCCAAAAAATGAGCGCAGCAATCGGGCTGAGGCGCTGCTTGCGCAGGTAGGCATCTCGCAGCATGCGGACAAGCTGCCTGCCGGATTGTCCGGCGGCGAACAGCAGCGGGCCGCCATTGCCCGCGCGCTGGCCAATGACCCGCCGATTCTGGTCGCGGACGAACCTACCGGGAATTTAGACAGCATAACCACAGAGGCTATTCAAAGACTGTTTGCCGATCTCGTAAGAAACGGCAAAACAGTCATAGTAGTGACGCACGAAAACATATCAAATTCTAAATACAGCCGTATCATATCGCTTAGCGACGGTGCCGTCATAAGCGACAGAAAGAATTAACAGGGGGTTTATATGCATGCGGCCATTATCATCATCATTGCGGCAGTCGCAGCTAAATTGAAAGGAGTCGCTCCCATGAACATGAAATTGAGAAAAGTTATCGGCGATTTGCGGGTCAATCCGGGCCGCATAATACTTGTCATCTTTGCATTGATAATCGGACTATGGGGCGTCGGATCTATCCTGGTGTCATATATCATCTTAAGCCGCGATCTAAATGAGAATTTCGTAAGAACCACCCCTCTTCACGCTGCCATAACATCCGGAGATTTTAATAGGCTGGATTTGACGGCATTGAGAAGCCGGCCGGAGATTGAGAATGCAGAATTTAGGGATTTTGCTACGCTGAGGATTGAAACGCATCCGGATGAATGGATCCCCCTATGGTTGTTCGGCGTTGAAGATTTCAACAATTTCAAGCTGGCGCGAATATTTGACCAAAAGGGCGGCGGCACGCCTGCGGCGCCTGAAGACGGGGCAATGTTGGTTGAGCGCGACGGACTTCGCTTCTCTGATTTGAATGCCGGTTCTCCTGCGCACGTTCGTGCAGGAGGCAGGAACGTTGATGTTCCGGTTGCCGGAATAAGTTTTGATCCGTCTCAGGC
The window above is part of the Nitrospirota bacterium genome. Proteins encoded here:
- a CDS encoding YifB family Mg chelatase-like AAA ATPase, translated to MLSKILSAALIGIDAHVVEVEVDITSKGLPHFSTVGLPDTAVKESKDRVRAALKNTGFNFPLKQITVNLAPADIKKEGSAFDLPIALGITVAEGIIEPDATRGFMLSGELSLDGRLKPVKGAISMAIRAREKNFRGLILPNENAKEAAVVSGIDVYGFESLPQLIEFFRDSNAVQPTAVNIESVMQENSVYQDDFADVKGQEHVKRALEVAAAGNHNVLMIGPPGSGKTMLAKRISTILPDMTFEESLQTTRIHSVMGLLRNEQSLVATRPFRSPHHTLSDVAMVGGGQIPKPGEVSLAHNGVLFLDELPEFKRNVLEVLRQPIEDGSVTISRAVSSITYPASIMLVCAMNPCPCGYTGDARHQCTCPPSHIQRYRQKVSGPLLDRIDIHVEVPAVPYKELSKDLSGEPSKDIRRRVQNARKTQVGRFKKDSIYSNAKMRSKHIKKYCTPKQEAQGILETAMQKLGLSARAYTRILKVSRTIADLEGSADIQAHHVSEAIQYRTLDRGMF
- a CDS encoding helix-turn-helix transcriptional regulator, with protein sequence MKLTNYTKIFKALSNEQRLKIFMMLYKNCCVPEGSKAMAEFHIKGEPCCAVKGGMEKAFTKICDCMKLSRSTISHHFKELQNAGLITCVREGQLFRCRVNKDVVKTIKDFLK
- a CDS encoding TetR/AcrR family transcriptional regulator, whose product is MGRRKIIRDEQLLQHARKEFLKKGAFGSTKEIARRAGVSEATIYQRYPTKATLFLAAMVPQQVDINAVINSFTKETDPRRVLTEIGLKILAYFRTLIPVVMHLITNPSISMADVNAHFKGKPVVELSEALAAHMNEANSRGTIKADNPMAAASLFVSAIHSLAVYELMEVHGGKSMDHAVKQFVEALWSGIAPISLKRKTASYKKAVRRH
- a CDS encoding ABC transporter ATP-binding protein yields the protein MSNFIQFNQVSRWFESASVRFDALKNINLQIKRGEHVAIVGKSGSGKSTLLNMLTGIDHPSRGTVKINSTDVHTLNESQLAKWRGENVGIVFQFFQLIPTLSIRENLLLAMDFVSIIPKNERSNRAEALLAQVGISQHADKLPAGLSGGEQQRAAIARALANDPPILVADEPTGNLDSITTEAIQRLFADLVRNGKTVIVVTHENISNSKYSRIISLSDGAVISDRKN